One window of Saccharopolyspora phatthalungensis genomic DNA carries:
- a CDS encoding AMP-dependent synthetase/ligase, with the protein MREFSAPATTTVAEDENLTDMVWANAERFGSAVSFRRRVDGTWVDVTAADFAAQVLAVAKGLVAAGLQAGDRVGLMSRTRYEWSLLDFAIWTAGCVTVPVYETSSADQAEWILADSGAKAIVVETEAHRTEVDKVIDRLSEVAHVWQIEGPTSRGAAGAVDELTALGAEVDDRDVHLRRRAVRAEDVATLIYTSGTTGRPKGCVLTHRNMLAEVRADIKAFPQLTRPGNSMLMFLPMAHVLARAITVMSVYARVTLGHTGDIKDLVSDLGSFRPSFVLAVPRVFEKVYNTAKQKAHGSGKGRIFDQAEDTAVAFSQAQDEGGAGLPLKLKHALFDKLVYGKLRAALGGRCIAAVSGGAPLGERLAHFFRGVGVPVLEGYGLTETTAAAAVNVATAFKVGTVGKPVAGTTVRIAEDGEVLIKGDVVFREYWNNPTATKESIEDGWFHTGDLGSLDDEGYLKITGRKKEIIVTAGGKNVAPAVLEDALRVHPLISQCMVVGDQKPFIGALITLDPEFLPSWLAGNSRPADTPASELIDDPDVRAEVQKAVDEANQAVSRAEQIKQFRILPEDFTEATGELTPSMKLKRNKVAANHAADIEALYS; encoded by the coding sequence GTGCGAGAGTTCAGCGCACCCGCCACCACGACTGTGGCCGAGGACGAGAACCTCACCGACATGGTGTGGGCCAACGCGGAACGCTTCGGCAGCGCCGTGAGCTTCCGCCGCCGGGTGGACGGCACCTGGGTCGACGTCACCGCCGCCGATTTCGCCGCGCAGGTGCTCGCCGTGGCCAAGGGCCTGGTCGCCGCCGGTCTGCAGGCCGGAGACCGGGTCGGGCTGATGTCGCGGACCCGGTACGAGTGGAGCCTGTTGGACTTCGCGATCTGGACGGCCGGCTGTGTCACGGTGCCGGTCTACGAGACCTCCTCCGCCGACCAGGCGGAGTGGATTCTCGCCGACTCCGGGGCCAAGGCCATCGTCGTGGAGACCGAAGCGCACCGAACCGAGGTGGACAAGGTCATCGACCGGCTCTCCGAGGTCGCCCACGTCTGGCAGATCGAGGGCCCGACAAGCCGCGGCGCGGCCGGTGCCGTGGACGAGCTGACCGCGCTGGGCGCGGAGGTCGACGACCGGGATGTGCACCTGCGGCGCCGTGCGGTACGAGCCGAGGACGTCGCGACGCTGATCTACACCTCGGGCACCACCGGCCGTCCCAAGGGCTGCGTGCTCACGCACCGCAACATGCTCGCCGAGGTGCGGGCGGACATCAAGGCATTCCCCCAGCTGACCCGGCCGGGCAATTCGATGCTGATGTTCCTGCCGATGGCGCACGTGCTGGCCCGCGCGATCACCGTGATGAGCGTGTACGCCCGCGTCACCCTCGGCCACACCGGCGACATCAAGGATCTGGTCAGCGACCTCGGCTCGTTCCGGCCCTCGTTCGTGCTGGCGGTGCCGCGGGTGTTCGAGAAGGTCTACAACACCGCCAAGCAGAAGGCGCACGGCAGCGGCAAGGGCCGGATCTTCGACCAGGCCGAGGACACCGCGGTCGCGTTCAGCCAGGCTCAGGACGAAGGCGGCGCGGGCCTGCCGCTGAAACTCAAGCACGCGTTGTTCGACAAGCTGGTCTACGGCAAGCTCCGGGCGGCGCTCGGCGGCCGCTGCATCGCGGCGGTGTCCGGTGGCGCGCCGCTGGGCGAACGGCTCGCGCACTTCTTCCGCGGCGTCGGCGTGCCGGTGCTGGAGGGCTACGGGCTCACCGAGACGACCGCGGCGGCAGCGGTGAACGTGGCGACCGCGTTCAAGGTCGGCACCGTCGGCAAGCCGGTCGCCGGCACCACGGTGCGGATCGCCGAAGACGGCGAGGTGCTGATCAAGGGGGACGTCGTATTCCGTGAGTACTGGAACAACCCGACCGCCACCAAGGAGTCCATCGAGGACGGCTGGTTCCACACCGGCGACCTCGGCTCGCTGGACGACGAGGGCTACCTGAAGATCACCGGCCGGAAGAAGGAGATCATCGTCACGGCCGGCGGCAAGAACGTCGCCCCGGCGGTGCTGGAGGATGCGCTGCGGGTGCACCCGCTGATCAGCCAGTGCATGGTGGTCGGCGATCAGAAGCCGTTCATCGGCGCACTGATCACGCTCGACCCGGAGTTCCTGCCTTCGTGGCTCGCGGGCAACTCCCGGCCGGCGGACACTCCGGCGTCCGAGCTGATCGACGACCCGGACGTGCGCGCCGAGGTGCAGAAGGCGGTCGACGAGGCCAACCAGGCGGTGTCCCGGGCGGAGCAGATCAAGCAGTTCCGGATCCTGCCGGAGGACTTCACGGAAGCCACCGGCGAGCTGACGCCAAGCATGAAGCTCAAGCGCAACAAGGTCGCCGCGAACCACGCCGCCGACATCGAAGCCCTTTACTCCTGA
- a CDS encoding basic secretory protein-like protein: protein MLASGKFRGWLAAVAAGAALAGVSSHSLPPPDLPSTQPVQVAGHAGFAFAGQPPESAVRGLLERRAAAVRTGDEAAFAATLDPEAPPDFQRRQHELFRNLGTVPVTGWAYELESAAGDHPPVPEADETWAPRVMLRYALTGVDTVPTQRPLGYVFARRGSSWYLADDDGAEYPAWRGPWDFGLCHVRRTPTGLVIGHDPEPVERVARQLDAAVADVTEVWGPGWSRRVGVLLPDSQEELQSLVGAEFAVDGIAAVAVADRVDTTARRVEGPRVVLNPKTAEQLSDIALRVVLRHEITHIAARADTVDGAPMWMLEGFADYVGYRKSGVEPKDVAPDLAHRLREAGPPTKLPEDGDFHQAGRRLDLAYQQSWSVVRHLSERLGERRLVNLYRRVAASRSSATVDEALRETAGLSTEQLVAQWGAQLPRTFG, encoded by the coding sequence GTGCTTGCGTCGGGGAAGTTTCGGGGGTGGCTGGCGGCTGTCGCCGCGGGTGCCGCGCTGGCCGGGGTGTCGTCGCATTCGCTTCCGCCGCCGGATCTTCCGTCGACTCAGCCGGTGCAAGTCGCCGGGCACGCGGGGTTCGCCTTCGCGGGGCAGCCGCCGGAGTCGGCGGTGCGGGGCCTGCTCGAACGGCGGGCCGCGGCGGTCCGGACCGGGGACGAAGCCGCGTTCGCGGCCACATTGGATCCCGAGGCCCCGCCGGATTTCCAGCGCCGCCAACACGAACTGTTCCGCAACCTGGGGACGGTCCCGGTCACCGGGTGGGCCTACGAACTGGAAAGCGCGGCCGGGGATCACCCGCCGGTGCCCGAAGCCGACGAGACCTGGGCACCGCGGGTCATGTTGCGCTACGCGCTGACCGGTGTGGACACCGTGCCCACCCAGCGCCCGCTCGGCTATGTGTTCGCCCGGCGCGGCAGCTCGTGGTATCTCGCAGACGACGACGGCGCCGAATACCCAGCCTGGCGCGGGCCGTGGGATTTCGGGCTGTGCCACGTGCGCCGCACCCCCACCGGGCTGGTCATCGGCCACGATCCGGAGCCGGTCGAGCGGGTGGCCCGGCAACTGGATGCCGCCGTGGCGGACGTGACGGAGGTCTGGGGTCCGGGCTGGTCCCGGAGGGTCGGCGTGCTTTTGCCGGATTCCCAGGAGGAACTGCAGTCGCTGGTGGGGGCGGAGTTCGCCGTGGACGGCATCGCGGCGGTCGCGGTGGCCGACCGGGTGGACACCACCGCGCGCCGGGTGGAAGGCCCGCGCGTGGTGCTCAACCCGAAGACGGCCGAGCAGCTCTCCGACATCGCCCTGCGAGTGGTGCTGCGCCATGAGATCACGCACATCGCGGCCCGAGCGGACACAGTGGACGGTGCGCCGATGTGGATGCTGGAGGGCTTCGCCGACTACGTCGGCTACCGCAAGAGCGGCGTCGAGCCGAAGGACGTCGCCCCCGACCTGGCCCATCGGCTCCGCGAGGCCGGGCCGCCCACGAAACTGCCCGAAGACGGCGACTTCCACCAAGCCGGTCGCCGCCTGGATCTGGCCTACCAGCAATCCTGGTCCGTGGTCCGCCACCTCTCCGAACGTCTCGGCGAACGACGCTTGGTCAACCTCTACCGCCGCGTCGCGGCGTCCAGATCATCGGCCACAGTGGACGAAGCGCTGCGCGAGACGGCGGGCCTGAGTACCGAACAGCTGGTCGCGCAATGGGGGGCCCAGCTGCCCCGCACGTTCGGCTGA
- a CDS encoding PPOX class F420-dependent oxidoreductase encodes MTSIDDSEVRAFLEEGTRPGVLGFTARDGRPLVAPVWFVLEGDEIVFNTGKNTAKGRAIARDPRVALCVDLPEPPFAFVQVQGIAETSEDPDELLRTATEIGGRYMGRDRAEEFGRRNGVPGELVVRIRPTKVIAGLDIAS; translated from the coding sequence GTGACATCGATCGACGATTCTGAGGTCCGTGCCTTCCTCGAAGAGGGCACCCGCCCCGGCGTCCTCGGCTTCACCGCGCGGGACGGGCGACCGCTGGTCGCGCCGGTGTGGTTCGTGCTGGAGGGCGACGAGATCGTGTTCAACACCGGCAAGAACACCGCGAAGGGCCGCGCGATCGCCCGAGATCCGCGGGTCGCGCTCTGCGTGGATCTACCGGAACCGCCGTTCGCCTTCGTCCAGGTCCAGGGCATCGCGGAGACCTCCGAGGACCCCGACGAGCTGCTGCGGACCGCGACCGAGATCGGCGGCCGGTACATGGGCCGGGACCGGGCGGAGGAGTTCGGCCGCCGCAACGGTGTGCCCGGTGAGCTGGTGGTCCGCATCCGGCCGACCAAGGTGATCGCCGGTCTCGACATAGCCTCCTGA
- a CDS encoding NYN domain-containing protein produces the protein MDGAQRTGGGPPIDWDALPGPLRLRLAELAACALDEVRPSDVPAQLRPVVRFAPAKRAKLGQPALIAALRDSGVFRTAVVDWCRNHRAAALALDDADPVAVAAAAVLLGSPVAPHYVELISFRAEQVQLRTERDSATARADRLTADVERLRGELAEAKQIADRIGGENSAEADRLRKRLREQGVRLKQAKDGAEHALSELERMRSEHKAAFEEIVAERDRERARAQEERRRADRASAEVEVARQSAREARQGDEVRLALLLETLEGAVGGLRRELGASGSGPRPADVVQRVRAHSGATGEVPDVVTLDRLLALPAVHLIVDGYNVTKTGYPELPLSDQRDRLAHQLAALSARTGAEVTVVFDGADVLAVPTAGPRGVRVLFSEPGVQADDVIRDLVSAEPKGRQVVVATSDRAVATSVRRRGAYAVSSAMLLARLNRV, from the coding sequence GTGGACGGTGCACAGCGGACCGGTGGTGGGCCGCCGATCGACTGGGACGCGCTGCCCGGTCCGCTGCGCCTCAGGCTGGCGGAACTGGCCGCTTGCGCGCTGGATGAGGTGCGTCCGTCGGACGTGCCGGCCCAGCTGCGCCCGGTGGTCCGCTTCGCTCCCGCCAAGCGCGCGAAGCTGGGCCAACCGGCGCTGATCGCCGCGCTGCGCGATTCCGGGGTCTTCCGGACCGCGGTCGTGGACTGGTGCCGAAACCACCGCGCGGCGGCGCTCGCCCTCGACGATGCCGATCCGGTCGCGGTCGCCGCGGCCGCCGTGCTGCTCGGCTCGCCCGTCGCGCCGCACTACGTGGAACTGATCAGCTTCCGCGCCGAGCAGGTACAGCTGCGCACCGAGCGCGATTCCGCGACGGCGCGTGCGGACCGACTGACCGCCGATGTCGAGCGGCTGCGCGGCGAACTCGCCGAGGCGAAGCAGATCGCCGACCGGATCGGGGGCGAGAACAGCGCGGAGGCGGACCGGCTGCGCAAGCGCCTTCGCGAGCAGGGCGTGCGGCTCAAGCAGGCCAAGGACGGCGCCGAGCACGCGCTCAGCGAACTGGAGCGGATGCGTTCGGAGCACAAGGCGGCGTTTGAGGAGATCGTCGCGGAGCGGGATCGGGAGCGCGCGCGGGCGCAGGAGGAGCGACGGCGCGCGGACCGCGCGAGCGCCGAGGTGGAGGTGGCGCGGCAGTCCGCCCGAGAAGCCCGTCAGGGCGACGAGGTGCGGCTGGCGCTGCTGCTGGAGACGCTGGAGGGCGCCGTCGGTGGCCTGCGCCGCGAGCTCGGGGCGAGCGGTAGCGGCCCGCGGCCCGCGGACGTCGTACAGCGCGTGCGGGCGCATTCCGGTGCGACCGGGGAGGTGCCGGACGTCGTCACGCTGGACCGGTTGTTGGCGCTTCCCGCCGTGCATCTGATCGTGGACGGCTACAACGTGACCAAGACCGGGTATCCGGAGTTGCCGTTGTCCGATCAACGCGATCGGCTGGCCCACCAGTTGGCGGCGTTGTCGGCGCGGACCGGCGCGGAGGTCACGGTGGTCTTCGACGGTGCCGACGTGCTGGCGGTGCCGACCGCCGGGCCGCGTGGGGTCCGGGTGTTGTTCAGCGAACCCGGCGTGCAGGCCGACGACGTGATCCGCGATCTCGTGTCCGCCGAGCCGAAGGGGCGGCAGGTGGTGGTGGCGACCTCGGATCGGGCCGTGGCGACTTCGGTCCGCCGACGGGGTGCTTACGCCGTTTCCTCGGCGATGTTGCTGGCGCGGCTGAATCGGGTGTAG
- a CDS encoding metallophosphoesterase family protein — protein sequence MRVHVVSDVHGNVEALKRAGDGADALVVLGDLIDFVDYHDHAKGILGRVFGPEKVARFAELRRSRGGPEFGAYVRSLWAGLTDPAAVVEEAVREQYTELFAAMTAPTYATPGNVDAPHLWPEFVGPGIHVLDGESVEIGGLTFGFVGGTLLPQGATLRRHAAWVPYLRPEDEYDAAVAALPKVDVLCTHLPPALPELTYDVMARRTENGSAALVERIAADRPRWSLFGHVHQPLAQRMRIGQTECVNVGHFKRTGRPYAIKW from the coding sequence TTGCGCGTCCACGTCGTTTCGGACGTCCATGGCAACGTCGAGGCCCTCAAGCGCGCGGGGGACGGCGCCGACGCGCTCGTGGTGCTCGGTGACCTGATCGACTTCGTCGACTACCACGATCACGCGAAGGGGATTCTGGGCCGGGTGTTCGGCCCGGAGAAGGTCGCGCGGTTCGCCGAGTTGCGGCGCAGCCGCGGCGGCCCCGAGTTCGGCGCTTACGTGCGCTCGTTGTGGGCCGGGCTGACCGATCCGGCCGCGGTGGTGGAGGAGGCGGTCCGCGAGCAATACACCGAACTGTTCGCGGCGATGACCGCACCCACCTACGCCACGCCCGGCAACGTCGACGCGCCGCACCTGTGGCCCGAGTTCGTCGGTCCGGGCATCCACGTGCTGGACGGCGAGAGCGTCGAAATCGGCGGCCTGACCTTCGGTTTCGTCGGTGGCACCCTGCTTCCGCAGGGCGCGACGCTGCGCCGGCACGCGGCCTGGGTGCCGTACCTGCGGCCCGAGGACGAGTACGACGCCGCGGTGGCGGCACTGCCCAAAGTGGACGTCCTGTGCACCCACCTGCCGCCGGCGTTGCCGGAGCTGACCTACGACGTCATGGCACGGCGGACGGAAAACGGCTCGGCCGCGTTGGTCGAGCGCATCGCCGCCGACCGGCCGCGCTGGTCGCTGTTCGGGCACGTGCACCAGCCGCTGGCGCAGCGCATGCGAATCGGGCAGACCGAGTGCGTCAACGTCGGCCATTTCAAACGCACCGGGCGCCCCTACGCGATCAAGTGGTGA
- a CDS encoding DEDD exonuclease domain-containing protein, translated as MSAHPQLSFDELVTTEDVALHAVTFVVVDLETTGGDRNQDAVTEIGAVKVRGGEVLGEFATLVNPERGIPPAVVSITGITEAMVHDAPRFDTVLPAFLEFCRGSVLVAHNAPFDIGFLRANCERLGLRWPKPQVVDTVRLARRVLTKDETPNHKLGTLARVLHARTVPVHRALDDARATVDVLHALLERVGPLGVRTLEDLLGHLPDVTPQQRRKRGLADGLPNSPGVYLFRGPKDEVLYVGTATDLRRRVRQYFTAGERRNRIKEMVMISERVDHVECAHPMEAEVRELRLLAAHQPRYNRRSKFPQRAWWVVLTDEPFPRLSIVRIPKPDALGPFSSRRAAANAVDALESATTVRRCTDRIPAREPTGRPCALYELRRCGAPCAGHQSVAEYEPEVISIRDVVNGRSADLLERLRGELDRLSTAQRFEDAAVHRDQLAALVRSLDRGQRLSALTGVPELVAARPDGRGGWHLSVIRHGRLAAAGTARRGVPPMPVVDLLQASAETVIPGAGPLHGTTADEARVVYRWLTTGGTRMVRCSIPWAEPAGSAGSWRAWLEKATTGRNPYAAID; from the coding sequence ATGTCCGCGCACCCCCAACTGTCCTTCGACGAGCTCGTCACCACCGAGGACGTCGCGCTGCACGCGGTGACCTTCGTGGTCGTCGACCTGGAGACCACCGGTGGCGACCGCAACCAGGACGCGGTGACCGAGATCGGCGCCGTCAAGGTCCGCGGTGGCGAAGTGCTCGGCGAGTTCGCCACGCTGGTCAATCCGGAGCGCGGCATACCGCCCGCGGTCGTGTCGATCACCGGCATCACCGAGGCGATGGTCCATGACGCGCCCCGCTTCGACACGGTGCTGCCCGCTTTCCTGGAGTTCTGCCGGGGCAGCGTGCTGGTGGCGCATAACGCCCCGTTCGACATCGGGTTCCTGCGCGCCAACTGCGAACGGCTCGGGCTGCGGTGGCCGAAGCCGCAGGTGGTGGACACCGTGCGGCTGGCCCGCCGGGTGCTGACCAAAGACGAGACGCCCAACCACAAGCTCGGCACGCTGGCCCGGGTGCTGCACGCCCGCACCGTTCCTGTGCACCGTGCGCTGGACGACGCGCGTGCCACCGTCGACGTGCTGCATGCCCTGCTGGAACGGGTCGGGCCGCTCGGCGTACGGACGCTGGAGGATCTGCTCGGCCACCTACCCGACGTCACGCCGCAGCAGCGCCGCAAGCGCGGCCTCGCCGACGGCTTGCCGAACTCGCCGGGCGTTTACCTGTTTCGCGGCCCGAAGGACGAGGTGCTCTACGTGGGCACCGCGACCGACCTGCGGCGCCGGGTCCGGCAGTACTTCACCGCCGGGGAGCGGCGCAACCGGATCAAGGAGATGGTGATGATCTCCGAGCGGGTCGACCACGTCGAATGCGCCCATCCGATGGAGGCCGAGGTCCGGGAACTACGCCTGCTGGCCGCGCACCAACCGCGCTACAACCGGCGCTCGAAGTTCCCGCAGCGCGCCTGGTGGGTGGTGCTGACCGACGAACCGTTCCCCCGGTTGTCGATCGTGCGCATCCCGAAGCCCGACGCGCTCGGGCCGTTCAGTTCCCGCCGGGCAGCTGCCAACGCCGTCGACGCGCTCGAGTCCGCCACGACCGTGCGGCGCTGCACCGACCGCATTCCGGCCCGCGAACCCACCGGCCGCCCCTGTGCCCTGTACGAGCTGAGGCGCTGTGGCGCGCCCTGTGCGGGGCACCAGAGCGTCGCTGAGTACGAACCCGAGGTGATCTCCATCCGGGACGTCGTCAACGGCCGCAGCGCCGATCTGCTGGAGCGCCTGCGGGGCGAACTCGACCGGCTCTCCACCGCGCAGCGCTTCGAAGACGCCGCCGTGCACCGCGACCAGCTCGCCGCGCTCGTGCGCTCGTTGGACCGCGGACAGCGGTTGAGCGCCCTGACCGGCGTACCGGAGCTCGTAGCGGCCCGGCCCGACGGCCGCGGCGGCTGGCACCTGTCGGTGATCCGGCACGGCCGGCTCGCCGCCGCAGGCACCGCGCGGCGCGGCGTCCCGCCGATGCCGGTTGTGGACCTACTGCAAGCATCGGCGGAGACCGTCATCCCAGGAGCGGGGCCGCTGCACGGCACGACCGCTGACGAGGCGCGGGTCGTCTACCGCTGGTTGACCACCGGCGGCACCCGCATGGTCCGGTGCAGCATCCCGTGGGCCGAACCGGCGGGTTCGGCCGGTTCCTGGCGTGCCTGGCTGGAAAAGGCCACCACCGGCCGCAACCCTTATGCGGCGATCGACTGA
- the qcrB gene encoding cytochrome bc1 complex cytochrome b subunit: protein MSSITRPTKSESAAYRKVATAADELDTRFQLAKGMRRQLNKVFPTHWSFLLGEIALYTFVILIVTGVYLTLFFDPSMEEVVYNGVFQNLQGVPMSRAFESTLDISFEVRGGLFIRQIHHWAALLFVAAMAAHMFRVFFTGAFRRPRESNWTIGALLFMLGMFEGFFGYSLPDDLLSGTGIRATLSGIVLSIPVLGTWLHWALFGGEFPGTEIIPRLYVLHVLVIPGIMLGLVAVHLALVWYQKHTQFPGVRRKENNVVGVRIMPTFALKGGAFFALVTGVCAIMAGVFQINPVWSIGPYNASQVSAASQPDWYLIWADGILRIWPAWEVYLGPYTVPPVFFAGVIGMGILFTLLLSYPALERKLSKDTAHHNLLQRPRDAPVRTGLGMMALSLFAVLMISGANDLIAFQFNISLNAMTWAGRIGLLVLPPIAYYITYRVCLGLQRGDREVLEHGVETGIIKRLPHGEFIEVHQPLGAVDDHGHPEPLPYQGAPVPKKMNKLGAAGSPVAGSLLTPDPVEETTALERARHEDEVREAERELTAGKPQQPTE from the coding sequence ATGAGTTCGATCACTCGACCGACCAAATCGGAGAGCGCTGCCTACCGCAAGGTGGCCACCGCCGCCGATGAGCTCGACACGCGGTTCCAGCTCGCCAAGGGCATGCGGCGCCAGCTGAACAAGGTCTTCCCCACGCACTGGTCGTTCCTGCTCGGGGAGATCGCGCTCTACACGTTCGTCATCCTGATCGTGACGGGCGTCTACCTGACCCTGTTCTTCGACCCCTCGATGGAGGAGGTCGTCTACAACGGCGTCTTCCAGAACCTGCAGGGCGTCCCGATGTCCCGGGCGTTCGAGTCGACGCTGGACATCTCCTTCGAGGTGCGCGGCGGCCTGTTCATCCGGCAGATCCACCACTGGGCGGCGCTGCTGTTCGTCGCCGCGATGGCGGCGCACATGTTCCGGGTGTTCTTCACCGGCGCGTTCCGCCGGCCGCGCGAGAGCAACTGGACCATCGGCGCCCTGCTGTTCATGCTGGGCATGTTCGAGGGCTTCTTCGGCTACTCGCTGCCGGACGACCTGCTCTCCGGAACCGGTATCCGGGCCACCCTGTCCGGCATCGTGCTCTCGATCCCGGTGCTCGGCACCTGGCTGCACTGGGCGCTGTTCGGCGGTGAGTTCCCGGGCACGGAGATCATCCCCCGCCTGTACGTGCTGCACGTGCTGGTGATCCCGGGCATCATGCTCGGCCTGGTCGCGGTGCACCTGGCGCTGGTCTGGTACCAGAAGCACACCCAGTTCCCGGGCGTGCGGCGCAAGGAGAACAACGTCGTCGGCGTCCGGATCATGCCGACCTTCGCGCTCAAGGGCGGTGCGTTCTTCGCGCTGGTCACCGGCGTCTGCGCGATCATGGCCGGGGTATTCCAGATCAACCCGGTCTGGAGCATCGGCCCGTACAACGCCTCCCAGGTGTCGGCCGCTTCGCAGCCCGACTGGTACCTGATCTGGGCGGACGGCATCCTGCGCATCTGGCCCGCGTGGGAGGTCTACCTCGGGCCGTACACGGTTCCGCCGGTGTTTTTCGCGGGCGTCATCGGGATGGGCATCCTGTTCACCCTGCTGCTGAGCTACCCCGCGTTGGAACGCAAGCTCAGCAAGGACACCGCGCACCACAATCTGCTGCAACGGCCGCGCGACGCTCCGGTCCGGACCGGCCTCGGCATGATGGCGCTGTCGCTGTTCGCCGTGCTGATGATCTCGGGTGCGAACGACCTCATCGCGTTCCAGTTCAACATCTCGCTGAACGCGATGACCTGGGCCGGCCGCATCGGCCTGCTGGTGCTGCCCCCGATCGCCTACTACATCACCTACCGGGTCTGCCTGGGTCTCCAGCGCGGCGACCGGGAGGTGCTGGAGCACGGCGTCGAGACCGGCATCATCAAGCGGCTGCCGCACGGTGAGTTCATCGAGGTTCACCAGCCGCTCGGCGCGGTGGACGATCACGGCCACCCGGAGCCGCTGCCCTACCAGGGTGCTCCGGTGCCGAAGAAGATGAACAAGCTCGGCGCGGCCGGTAGCCCGGTGGCGGGCAGCCTGCTCACCCCGGACCCGGTCGAGGAGACTACGGCGCTGGAACGGGCGCGGCACGAGGACGAGGTCCGCGAAGCGGAGCGCGAGCTGACGGCGGGCAAGCCGCAGCAGCCCACCGAGTAA
- a CDS encoding C40 family peptidase, translated as MTSGPALADPQLPDNASDAAKQVRDLQHQAEQLTEDKKKAEDDHEAKQAELDRANQEAGQAEQVANQARAEEEKFRGQVDQLTHASYQGARLNKLSALLVSETPDDFLERASALDVLAKDNNDAIKALTSARHQAETAEQAAQDARNRAVQAEADAARIAQDLQQKSQAMQDQIAKVQQRYDQLSSADRDSLKSSGDTGVGSIAGAGAAIAAVNAALGVQGSPYVWGAKGPSQFDCSGLTYWAYKKAGVTIGGSTKTQVGEGRSVSASDLKPGDLIFYYSPVSHVAMYIGNGKAVHAPTSGDVVKVTDYQKIGSVTAIRRIVG; from the coding sequence ATGACCTCCGGGCCCGCGCTCGCAGACCCACAACTCCCCGACAACGCCTCGGACGCGGCCAAGCAGGTGCGTGATCTTCAGCACCAGGCCGAGCAGCTCACCGAGGACAAGAAGAAGGCCGAAGACGATCACGAGGCCAAGCAGGCCGAGCTGGACCGGGCGAACCAGGAAGCCGGCCAGGCCGAACAGGTCGCCAACCAGGCCCGGGCCGAGGAAGAGAAGTTCCGCGGTCAGGTCGACCAGCTCACCCACGCCTCGTACCAGGGCGCGCGGCTGAACAAGCTGTCCGCGCTGCTGGTCAGCGAGACCCCGGACGACTTCCTGGAGCGTGCCTCCGCGCTGGACGTCCTGGCCAAGGACAACAACGACGCGATCAAGGCGCTGACCTCCGCACGGCACCAGGCCGAGACCGCCGAGCAAGCCGCGCAGGACGCCCGCAACCGCGCCGTGCAAGCCGAAGCCGATGCCGCGCGCATCGCCCAGGACTTGCAGCAGAAGTCCCAGGCGATGCAGGACCAGATCGCCAAGGTCCAACAGCGCTACGACCAGCTCAGCAGCGCGGACCGGGACTCGCTGAAATCCAGCGGTGATACCGGCGTGGGCTCGATCGCCGGTGCGGGTGCGGCGATCGCCGCGGTCAATGCCGCACTGGGCGTGCAGGGTTCGCCGTACGTGTGGGGCGCCAAGGGACCGAGCCAGTTCGACTGCTCGGGCCTGACCTACTGGGCGTACAAGAAGGCCGGCGTGACCATCGGCGGCTCCACCAAGACCCAGGTCGGCGAGGGCCGCAGCGTGTCGGCCAGCGACCTCAAGCCGGGCGATCTGATCTTCTACTACAGCCCGGTCAGCCACGTCGCCATGTACATCGGTAACGGCAAGGCGGTGCACGCCCCCACCTCGGGCGACGTCGTCAAGGTCACCGACTACCAGAAGATCGGCTCGGTGACGGCGATCCGCCGCATCGTGGGCTGA
- a CDS encoding SRPBCC family protein, producing the protein MVDQSTQSIVIEAPAAQIMAVIADFAAYPEWAEAVKETEVLSRTSRGDAERVRFVLDAGVVKDTYVNVYDWAPDGLSVSWNLVEGQVQKAQRGSYRLDPLADDRTEVTYSLAVDLAIPMIGLFKRKAEKMIMDTALKELKRRVEGVK; encoded by the coding sequence ATGGTCGATCAGTCCACCCAGTCCATCGTGATCGAGGCCCCTGCCGCGCAGATCATGGCCGTCATCGCGGATTTCGCCGCCTACCCGGAGTGGGCGGAAGCGGTGAAGGAGACAGAGGTGCTCTCCCGCACCTCCCGCGGCGACGCGGAGCGGGTGCGCTTCGTCCTGGATGCCGGGGTGGTCAAGGACACCTACGTCAACGTCTACGACTGGGCGCCCGACGGGCTGTCGGTGAGCTGGAACCTCGTCGAGGGGCAGGTGCAAAAGGCGCAGCGCGGCAGTTACCGGCTGGACCCGTTAGCCGACGACCGCACCGAGGTGACCTACAGCCTGGCCGTGGACCTGGCGATTCCGATGATCGGTCTGTTCAAGCGCAAGGCCGAGAAGATGATCATGGACACGGCACTCAAGGAGCTCAAGCGGCGCGTCGAGGGCGTCAAATGA